A section of the Gasterosteus aculeatus chromosome 10, fGasAcu3.hap1.1, whole genome shotgun sequence genome encodes:
- the epb41a gene encoding protein 4.1 isoform X15 yields the protein MTTDEAESHQKKPSQQEEAGQDNRPPSPEEEQLRTRNRNSAGRGLSRLFSSFLKRRSQCESDAGEKDGKEEEAKAPIADPEPELRIEGEVAPDQHSVSSAEAQAVQVENKEAEEEEAGNDKEAKEGGEEAAPEKEDKEKEEDDEEEEEKEGSPEGGRHREKEEEEEEEEKMAEEETKAPRAPRRPKTMQIRVTLLDDALYECELDKHAKGQELFMKVCDHLNLLEKDYYGLVTSELATMKTWMDLTKEIRRQVQGTNYNFTFNVKFYPPDPAQLSEDITRYYLCLQLRKDILQGRLPCSFVTLSLLGSYALQSELGEYDPEVHGTEYAKDMKMAQGQTKELEDKMMELHRTYRSMSPAQADLMFLENAKKLSMYGVDLHQAKDLDGVDIMLGVCSNGLMVYKDKLRINRFPWPKVLKVSYKRSSFFIKIRPSEVEHYESAIGFKLPNYKAAKKLWKVCVEHHTFFRLTSTEMATTPRKFLALGSKFRYSGRTQAQTRQASSLIDRPAPLFQRSSSKRNSRSLDGAMASTPDNKSSRPVSAPIMSPVSPGEAAPSPLLPTLTRSDHHRSTHRGHRSANRKAEAQPAEDTKSHSPRPESTPQMKLNPKGLACTIFLSDSHDLDKTQTGIMRHHSSISELKRSFMESVPEPRPSEWDKRLSTNSPFRTASINGLLQPSSPVLKTQTITVSDNTNSLRGSVTYKDIPLVHTETKTITYESAEPVDGLAERDTGVLLSAQTITSETISTTTTTQITKTVKGGVSETRIEKRIVITGDTEIDHDKALAQAIKEAKEQHPDMSVTKVVVHQETEISPE from the exons atgacaaccgaCGAAGCGGAGAGTCACCAGAAGAAGCCGAgccagcaggaggaagcaggccAGGACAACAGACCGCCCTCGCcggaagaggagcagctccgAACTCGCAACCGCAACTCTGCCGGCCGAGGCCTCTCccgcctcttctcctccttcctgaaGAGGCGCTCGCAATGTGAGAGTGATGCGGGAGAGAAAGACGGCAAGGAAGAAGAAGCCAAGGCCCCCATCGCTGACCCTGAACCTGAACTGAGGATAGAGGGAGAAGTGGCCCCTGACCAGCACTCTGTGAGCAGTGCTGAGGCTCAG GCCGTCCAGGTAGAGAACAaagaagctgaggaggaggaggctggaaACGATAAGGAGGctaaggaaggaggagaggaggctgccCCGGAGAAGGAggacaaggagaaggaggaggacgatgaggaggaggaggagaaagagggtaGTCCTGAAGGAGGCCGtcacagagagaaggaggaggaggaggaggaggaggagaagatggcagaggaggagaccaaagCTCCCAGAGCTCCACGCCGGCCCAAAACCATGCAGATCAGAGTCACCCTGCTGGATGACGCTCTCTATGAGTGTGAGCTGGAT AAACACGCAAAAGGTCAGGAGCTCTTCATGAAGGTGTGTGACCACCTCAACCTGCTGGAGAAAGACTACTACGGCCTGGTTACCTCGGAGTTGGCCACCATGAAG ACTTGGATGGACCTCACCAAGGAGATCCGCAGGCAGGTACAAG GTACCAACTATAATTTCACATTCAATGTGAAATTCTATCCGCCGGACCCAGCACAACTGTCTGAAGACATAACAAG GTACTACCTGTGTCTCCAGCTGCGGAAGGACATCCTGCAGGGCCGCCTCCCGTGCTCCTTCGTCACCCTTTCCCTCCTGGGCTCCTACGCTCTGCAGTCGGAGCTCGGCGAGTACGACCCTGAGGTTCACGGCACTGAATACGCTAAGGATATGAAAATGGCGCAGGGTCAGaccaaggagctggaggacaaaaTGATGGAGCTGCACCGCACATACAG GTCAATGAGTCCAGCCCAGGCAGACCTGATGTTTCTGGAGAATGCCAAGAAACTCTCCATGTACGGAGtggacctccaccaggccaag GATCTGGATGGTGTGGACATCATGCTGGGGGTTTGCTCCAATGGTCTGATGGTTTACAAAGACAAACTGAGGATCAACCGTTTCCCCTGGCCCAAAGTGCTCAAGGTCTCCTACAAACGTAGCAGCTTCTTCATCAAAATAAGACCCTCGGAG GTGGAACATTATGAGAGTGCAATTGGCTTCAAACTACCCAATTACAAGGCAGCCAAGAAGCTGTGGAAGGTGTGCGTAGAACATCACACCTTCTTCAG GCTGACGTCCACCGAGATGGCCACCACTCCCAGGAAGTTCCTAGCGCTGGGATCCAAGTTTCGCTACAGCGGTCGGACTCAAGCTCAGACCAGACAGGCCAGCTCTCTGATCGACAGACCGGCTCCTCTGTTCCAGCGCTCCTCCAGCAAGAGGAACTCCCGCAGCCTTGATGGAG CAATGGCATCCACCCCCGACAATAAATCCTCTCGTCCAGTCAGTGCCCCCATTATGTCTCCGGTGTCTCCGGGGGAGGCGGCTCCCTCCCCGCTGCTCCCGACCCTGACTCGCTCTGACCACCACCGCTCCACACACAGAGGCCATCGCTCCGCTAACAGGAAGGCAGAGGCTCAGCCAGCGGAGGACACCAAGAGCCACAGCCCCAGACCAGAGTCCACCCCGCAAATGAAG CTTAACCCTAAAGGCTTGGCATGCACCATTTTCCTCTCTGATTCTCAT GACCTGGATAAGACTCAGACTGGCATCATGCGTCACCACTCCAGCATCAGTGAGCTGAAGAGGAGCTTCATGGAGTCAGTGCCGGAGCCTCGGCCCAGTGAGTGGGACAAGCGTCTGTCCACCAACTCGCCTTTCCGCACAGCGAGCATCAACGGGCTGCTGCAGCCATCG TCTCCTGTGCTAAAGACCCAGACAATCACCGTCTCAGACAACACCAACTCCCTGAGAGGAAGTGTGACCTACAAGGACATCCCCTTAGTTCACACTGAGACCAAGACGATCACATACGAGTCAGCAGAG CCGGTGGACGGCCTGGCAGAGAGGGACACAGGAGTGTTGCTGAGTGCTCAGACCATCACCTCAGagaccatcagcaccaccaccaccacccagatCACCAAG
- the epb41a gene encoding protein 4.1 isoform X23 yields MTTDEAESHQKKPSQQEEAGQDNRPPSPEEEQLRTRNRNSAGRGLSRLFSSFLKRRSQCESDAGEKDGKEEEAKAPIADPEPELRIEGEVAPDQHSVSSAEAQAVQVENKEAEEEEAGNDKEAKEGGEEAAPEKEDKEKEEDDEEEEEKEGSPEGGRHREKEEEEEEEEKMAEEETKAPRAPRRPKTMQIRVTLLDDALYECELDKHAKGQELFMKVCDHLNLLEKDYYGLVTSELATMKTWMDLTKEIRRQVQGTNYNFTFNVKFYPPDPAQLSEDITRYYLCLQLRKDILQGRLPCSFVTLSLLGSYALQSELGEYDPEVHGTEYAKDMKMAQGQTKELEDKMMELHRTYRSMSPAQADLMFLENAKKLSMYGVDLHQAKDLDGVDIMLGVCSNGLMVYKDKLRINRFPWPKVLKVSYKRSSFFIKIRPSEVEHYESAIGFKLPNYKAAKKLWKVCVEHHTFFRLTSTEMATTPRKFLALGSKFRYSGRTQAQTRQASSLIDRPAPLFQRSSSKRNSRSLDGAMASTPDNKSSRPVSAPIMSPVSPGEAAPSPLLPTLTRSDHHRSTHRGHRSANRKAEAQPAEDTKSHSPRPESTPQMKLNPKGLACTIFLSDSHDLDKTQTGIMRHHSSISELKRSFMESVPEPRPSEWDKRLSTNSPFRTASINGLLQPSTVKGGVSETRIEKRIVITGDTEIDHDKALAQAIKEAKEQHPDMSVTKVVVHQETEISPE; encoded by the exons atgacaaccgaCGAAGCGGAGAGTCACCAGAAGAAGCCGAgccagcaggaggaagcaggccAGGACAACAGACCGCCCTCGCcggaagaggagcagctccgAACTCGCAACCGCAACTCTGCCGGCCGAGGCCTCTCccgcctcttctcctccttcctgaaGAGGCGCTCGCAATGTGAGAGTGATGCGGGAGAGAAAGACGGCAAGGAAGAAGAAGCCAAGGCCCCCATCGCTGACCCTGAACCTGAACTGAGGATAGAGGGAGAAGTGGCCCCTGACCAGCACTCTGTGAGCAGTGCTGAGGCTCAG GCCGTCCAGGTAGAGAACAaagaagctgaggaggaggaggctggaaACGATAAGGAGGctaaggaaggaggagaggaggctgccCCGGAGAAGGAggacaaggagaaggaggaggacgatgaggaggaggaggagaaagagggtaGTCCTGAAGGAGGCCGtcacagagagaaggaggaggaggaggaggaggaggagaagatggcagaggaggagaccaaagCTCCCAGAGCTCCACGCCGGCCCAAAACCATGCAGATCAGAGTCACCCTGCTGGATGACGCTCTCTATGAGTGTGAGCTGGAT AAACACGCAAAAGGTCAGGAGCTCTTCATGAAGGTGTGTGACCACCTCAACCTGCTGGAGAAAGACTACTACGGCCTGGTTACCTCGGAGTTGGCCACCATGAAG ACTTGGATGGACCTCACCAAGGAGATCCGCAGGCAGGTACAAG GTACCAACTATAATTTCACATTCAATGTGAAATTCTATCCGCCGGACCCAGCACAACTGTCTGAAGACATAACAAG GTACTACCTGTGTCTCCAGCTGCGGAAGGACATCCTGCAGGGCCGCCTCCCGTGCTCCTTCGTCACCCTTTCCCTCCTGGGCTCCTACGCTCTGCAGTCGGAGCTCGGCGAGTACGACCCTGAGGTTCACGGCACTGAATACGCTAAGGATATGAAAATGGCGCAGGGTCAGaccaaggagctggaggacaaaaTGATGGAGCTGCACCGCACATACAG GTCAATGAGTCCAGCCCAGGCAGACCTGATGTTTCTGGAGAATGCCAAGAAACTCTCCATGTACGGAGtggacctccaccaggccaag GATCTGGATGGTGTGGACATCATGCTGGGGGTTTGCTCCAATGGTCTGATGGTTTACAAAGACAAACTGAGGATCAACCGTTTCCCCTGGCCCAAAGTGCTCAAGGTCTCCTACAAACGTAGCAGCTTCTTCATCAAAATAAGACCCTCGGAG GTGGAACATTATGAGAGTGCAATTGGCTTCAAACTACCCAATTACAAGGCAGCCAAGAAGCTGTGGAAGGTGTGCGTAGAACATCACACCTTCTTCAG GCTGACGTCCACCGAGATGGCCACCACTCCCAGGAAGTTCCTAGCGCTGGGATCCAAGTTTCGCTACAGCGGTCGGACTCAAGCTCAGACCAGACAGGCCAGCTCTCTGATCGACAGACCGGCTCCTCTGTTCCAGCGCTCCTCCAGCAAGAGGAACTCCCGCAGCCTTGATGGAG CAATGGCATCCACCCCCGACAATAAATCCTCTCGTCCAGTCAGTGCCCCCATTATGTCTCCGGTGTCTCCGGGGGAGGCGGCTCCCTCCCCGCTGCTCCCGACCCTGACTCGCTCTGACCACCACCGCTCCACACACAGAGGCCATCGCTCCGCTAACAGGAAGGCAGAGGCTCAGCCAGCGGAGGACACCAAGAGCCACAGCCCCAGACCAGAGTCCACCCCGCAAATGAAG CTTAACCCTAAAGGCTTGGCATGCACCATTTTCCTCTCTGATTCTCAT GACCTGGATAAGACTCAGACTGGCATCATGCGTCACCACTCCAGCATCAGTGAGCTGAAGAGGAGCTTCATGGAGTCAGTGCCGGAGCCTCGGCCCAGTGAGTGGGACAAGCGTCTGTCCACCAACTCGCCTTTCCGCACAGCGAGCATCAACGGGCTGCTGCAGCCATCG
- the epb41a gene encoding protein 4.1 isoform X19, whose translation MTTDEAESHQKKPSQQEEAGQDNRPPSPEEEQLRTRNRNSAGRGLSRLFSSFLKRRSQCESDAGEKDGKEEEAKAPIADPEPELRIEGEVAPDQHSVSSAEAQAVQVENKEAEEEEAGNDKEAKEGGEEAAPEKEDKEKEEDDEEEEEKEGSPEGGRHREKEEEEEEEEKMAEEETKAPRAPRRPKTMQIRVTLLDDALYECELDKHAKGQELFMKVCDHLNLLEKDYYGLVTSELATMKTWMDLTKEIRRQVQGTNYNFTFNVKFYPPDPAQLSEDITRYYLCLQLRKDILQGRLPCSFVTLSLLGSYALQSELGEYDPEVHGTEYAKDMKMAQGQTKELEDKMMELHRTYRSMSPAQADLMFLENAKKLSMYGVDLHQAKDLDGVDIMLGVCSNGLMVYKDKLRINRFPWPKVLKVSYKRSSFFIKIRPSEVEHYESAIGFKLPNYKAAKKLWKVCVEHHTFFRLTSTEMATTPRKFLALGSKFRYSGRTQAQTRQASSLIDRPAPLFQRSSSKRNSRSLDGAMASTPDNKSSRPVSAPIMSPVSPGEAAPSPLLPTLTRSDHHRSTHRGHRSANRKAEAQPAEDTKSHSPRPESTPQMKSVGRRERRLSPSVTSANGEREKKSKHSPQDKTKMEMVRMRKKRAKKLEGETIYIRHSNLMLEDLDKTQTGIMRHHSSISELKRSFMESVPEPRPSEWDKRLSTNSPFRTASINGLLQPSTVKGGVSETRIEKRIVITGDTEIDHDKALAQAIKEAKEQHPDMSVTKVVVHQETEISPE comes from the exons atgacaaccgaCGAAGCGGAGAGTCACCAGAAGAAGCCGAgccagcaggaggaagcaggccAGGACAACAGACCGCCCTCGCcggaagaggagcagctccgAACTCGCAACCGCAACTCTGCCGGCCGAGGCCTCTCccgcctcttctcctccttcctgaaGAGGCGCTCGCAATGTGAGAGTGATGCGGGAGAGAAAGACGGCAAGGAAGAAGAAGCCAAGGCCCCCATCGCTGACCCTGAACCTGAACTGAGGATAGAGGGAGAAGTGGCCCCTGACCAGCACTCTGTGAGCAGTGCTGAGGCTCAG GCCGTCCAGGTAGAGAACAaagaagctgaggaggaggaggctggaaACGATAAGGAGGctaaggaaggaggagaggaggctgccCCGGAGAAGGAggacaaggagaaggaggaggacgatgaggaggaggaggagaaagagggtaGTCCTGAAGGAGGCCGtcacagagagaaggaggaggaggaggaggaggaggagaagatggcagaggaggagaccaaagCTCCCAGAGCTCCACGCCGGCCCAAAACCATGCAGATCAGAGTCACCCTGCTGGATGACGCTCTCTATGAGTGTGAGCTGGAT AAACACGCAAAAGGTCAGGAGCTCTTCATGAAGGTGTGTGACCACCTCAACCTGCTGGAGAAAGACTACTACGGCCTGGTTACCTCGGAGTTGGCCACCATGAAG ACTTGGATGGACCTCACCAAGGAGATCCGCAGGCAGGTACAAG GTACCAACTATAATTTCACATTCAATGTGAAATTCTATCCGCCGGACCCAGCACAACTGTCTGAAGACATAACAAG GTACTACCTGTGTCTCCAGCTGCGGAAGGACATCCTGCAGGGCCGCCTCCCGTGCTCCTTCGTCACCCTTTCCCTCCTGGGCTCCTACGCTCTGCAGTCGGAGCTCGGCGAGTACGACCCTGAGGTTCACGGCACTGAATACGCTAAGGATATGAAAATGGCGCAGGGTCAGaccaaggagctggaggacaaaaTGATGGAGCTGCACCGCACATACAG GTCAATGAGTCCAGCCCAGGCAGACCTGATGTTTCTGGAGAATGCCAAGAAACTCTCCATGTACGGAGtggacctccaccaggccaag GATCTGGATGGTGTGGACATCATGCTGGGGGTTTGCTCCAATGGTCTGATGGTTTACAAAGACAAACTGAGGATCAACCGTTTCCCCTGGCCCAAAGTGCTCAAGGTCTCCTACAAACGTAGCAGCTTCTTCATCAAAATAAGACCCTCGGAG GTGGAACATTATGAGAGTGCAATTGGCTTCAAACTACCCAATTACAAGGCAGCCAAGAAGCTGTGGAAGGTGTGCGTAGAACATCACACCTTCTTCAG GCTGACGTCCACCGAGATGGCCACCACTCCCAGGAAGTTCCTAGCGCTGGGATCCAAGTTTCGCTACAGCGGTCGGACTCAAGCTCAGACCAGACAGGCCAGCTCTCTGATCGACAGACCGGCTCCTCTGTTCCAGCGCTCCTCCAGCAAGAGGAACTCCCGCAGCCTTGATGGAG CAATGGCATCCACCCCCGACAATAAATCCTCTCGTCCAGTCAGTGCCCCCATTATGTCTCCGGTGTCTCCGGGGGAGGCGGCTCCCTCCCCGCTGCTCCCGACCCTGACTCGCTCTGACCACCACCGCTCCACACACAGAGGCCATCGCTCCGCTAACAGGAAGGCAGAGGCTCAGCCAGCGGAGGACACCAAGAGCCACAGCCCCAGACCAGAGTCCACCCCGCAAATGAAG TCAGTGGGCAGGAGGGAGCGGaggctctctccctctgtgaccAGCGCCAAcggggaaagagagaaaaagagcaag CACTCTCCTcaggacaaaacaaagatggagaTGGTGCGAATGAGGAAG aaaagagcaaagaAACTTGAGGGTGAAACTATTTATATCAGACATAGCAATTTAATGTTGGAG GACCTGGATAAGACTCAGACTGGCATCATGCGTCACCACTCCAGCATCAGTGAGCTGAAGAGGAGCTTCATGGAGTCAGTGCCGGAGCCTCGGCCCAGTGAGTGGGACAAGCGTCTGTCCACCAACTCGCCTTTCCGCACAGCGAGCATCAACGGGCTGCTGCAGCCATCG
- the epb41a gene encoding protein 4.1 isoform X24: protein MTTDEAESHQKKPSQQEEAGQDNRPPSPEEEQLRTRNRNSAGRGLSRLFSSFLKRRSQCESDAGEKDGKEEEAKAPIADPEPELRIEGEVAPDQHSVSSAEAQAVQVENKEAEEEEAGNDKEAKEGGEEAAPEKEDKEKEEDDEEEEEKEGSPEGGRHREKEEEEEEEEKMAEEETKAPRAPRRPKTMQIRVTLLDDALYECELDKHAKGQELFMKVCDHLNLLEKDYYGLVTSELATMKTWMDLTKEIRRQVQGTNYNFTFNVKFYPPDPAQLSEDITRYYLCLQLRKDILQGRLPCSFVTLSLLGSYALQSELGEYDPEVHGTEYAKDMKMAQGQTKELEDKMMELHRTYRSMSPAQADLMFLENAKKLSMYGVDLHQAKDLDGVDIMLGVCSNGLMVYKDKLRINRFPWPKVLKVSYKRSSFFIKIRPSEVEHYESAIGFKLPNYKAAKKLWKVCVEHHTFFRLTSTEMATTPRKFLALGSKFRYSGRTQAQTRQASSLIDRPAPLFQRSSSKRNSRSLDGAMASTPDNKSSRPVSAPIMSPVSPGEAAPSPLLPTLTRSDHHRSTHRGHRSANRKAEAQPAEDTKSHSPRPESTPQMKSVGRRERRLSPSVTSANGEREKKSKHSPQDKTKMEMVRMRKKRAKKLEGETIYIRHSNLMLEDLDKTQTGIMRHHSSISELKRSFMESVPEPRPSEWDKRLSTNSPFRTASINGLLQPSHL from the exons atgacaaccgaCGAAGCGGAGAGTCACCAGAAGAAGCCGAgccagcaggaggaagcaggccAGGACAACAGACCGCCCTCGCcggaagaggagcagctccgAACTCGCAACCGCAACTCTGCCGGCCGAGGCCTCTCccgcctcttctcctccttcctgaaGAGGCGCTCGCAATGTGAGAGTGATGCGGGAGAGAAAGACGGCAAGGAAGAAGAAGCCAAGGCCCCCATCGCTGACCCTGAACCTGAACTGAGGATAGAGGGAGAAGTGGCCCCTGACCAGCACTCTGTGAGCAGTGCTGAGGCTCAG GCCGTCCAGGTAGAGAACAaagaagctgaggaggaggaggctggaaACGATAAGGAGGctaaggaaggaggagaggaggctgccCCGGAGAAGGAggacaaggagaaggaggaggacgatgaggaggaggaggagaaagagggtaGTCCTGAAGGAGGCCGtcacagagagaaggaggaggaggaggaggaggaggagaagatggcagaggaggagaccaaagCTCCCAGAGCTCCACGCCGGCCCAAAACCATGCAGATCAGAGTCACCCTGCTGGATGACGCTCTCTATGAGTGTGAGCTGGAT AAACACGCAAAAGGTCAGGAGCTCTTCATGAAGGTGTGTGACCACCTCAACCTGCTGGAGAAAGACTACTACGGCCTGGTTACCTCGGAGTTGGCCACCATGAAG ACTTGGATGGACCTCACCAAGGAGATCCGCAGGCAGGTACAAG GTACCAACTATAATTTCACATTCAATGTGAAATTCTATCCGCCGGACCCAGCACAACTGTCTGAAGACATAACAAG GTACTACCTGTGTCTCCAGCTGCGGAAGGACATCCTGCAGGGCCGCCTCCCGTGCTCCTTCGTCACCCTTTCCCTCCTGGGCTCCTACGCTCTGCAGTCGGAGCTCGGCGAGTACGACCCTGAGGTTCACGGCACTGAATACGCTAAGGATATGAAAATGGCGCAGGGTCAGaccaaggagctggaggacaaaaTGATGGAGCTGCACCGCACATACAG GTCAATGAGTCCAGCCCAGGCAGACCTGATGTTTCTGGAGAATGCCAAGAAACTCTCCATGTACGGAGtggacctccaccaggccaag GATCTGGATGGTGTGGACATCATGCTGGGGGTTTGCTCCAATGGTCTGATGGTTTACAAAGACAAACTGAGGATCAACCGTTTCCCCTGGCCCAAAGTGCTCAAGGTCTCCTACAAACGTAGCAGCTTCTTCATCAAAATAAGACCCTCGGAG GTGGAACATTATGAGAGTGCAATTGGCTTCAAACTACCCAATTACAAGGCAGCCAAGAAGCTGTGGAAGGTGTGCGTAGAACATCACACCTTCTTCAG GCTGACGTCCACCGAGATGGCCACCACTCCCAGGAAGTTCCTAGCGCTGGGATCCAAGTTTCGCTACAGCGGTCGGACTCAAGCTCAGACCAGACAGGCCAGCTCTCTGATCGACAGACCGGCTCCTCTGTTCCAGCGCTCCTCCAGCAAGAGGAACTCCCGCAGCCTTGATGGAG CAATGGCATCCACCCCCGACAATAAATCCTCTCGTCCAGTCAGTGCCCCCATTATGTCTCCGGTGTCTCCGGGGGAGGCGGCTCCCTCCCCGCTGCTCCCGACCCTGACTCGCTCTGACCACCACCGCTCCACACACAGAGGCCATCGCTCCGCTAACAGGAAGGCAGAGGCTCAGCCAGCGGAGGACACCAAGAGCCACAGCCCCAGACCAGAGTCCACCCCGCAAATGAAG TCAGTGGGCAGGAGGGAGCGGaggctctctccctctgtgaccAGCGCCAAcggggaaagagagaaaaagagcaag CACTCTCCTcaggacaaaacaaagatggagaTGGTGCGAATGAGGAAG aaaagagcaaagaAACTTGAGGGTGAAACTATTTATATCAGACATAGCAATTTAATGTTGGAG GACCTGGATAAGACTCAGACTGGCATCATGCGTCACCACTCCAGCATCAGTGAGCTGAAGAGGAGCTTCATGGAGTCAGTGCCGGAGCCTCGGCCCAGTGAGTGGGACAAGCGTCTGTCCACCAACTCGCCTTTCCGCACAGCGAGCATCAACGGGCTGCTGCAGCCATCG CATCTGTAG